In Enterobacter sp. 638, a single window of DNA contains:
- a CDS encoding MFS transporter, which translates to MNSFDKKVSAFHFSPFRYLFFARLLTVLGNGIAPIALAFAVLDIGGTLSDLGIVVASRSIFNVAFLLIGGVLADRYSRNRVLVSSSLIAAVSQAVVAWSVLDGSATVMSMALFGALNGAASGIALPASSTLVPQTVPAQNLRAANALIQLGINGGTIIGASLGGILISAVGPGWGLAVDAMGFAASAPLYFLIRTSLTQACPSTTHILQDLKEGWKEFASRAWVWVTVVQFTIINAAFSGVVMVLGPVIADASFGRAHWGGIIAAQSVGLVTGSYLSLKWRPRRDLFISVMLVSLCSAPMLMLSQPASEIGLVAAFFVAGVTLGLFDVSWAHALQIHIPREKLARVYAYDAIGSFIAIPFGELVAGPLATHYGTNNVLLVSAIAVIITALGACLVPQIRQLDNASQAKSQKATGSSL; encoded by the coding sequence ATGAATTCGTTTGATAAAAAAGTTAGCGCTTTTCACTTTAGCCCCTTTCGCTATTTGTTTTTTGCGCGCCTTCTTACCGTTTTAGGGAACGGTATTGCCCCGATTGCACTGGCTTTCGCGGTACTCGACATCGGTGGGACCCTCTCTGATTTAGGTATCGTCGTCGCATCGCGCTCCATTTTTAACGTCGCATTCTTATTGATTGGTGGCGTTTTAGCAGACAGATACTCTCGAAATCGAGTGCTGGTCTCCTCATCACTGATTGCTGCCGTGTCGCAAGCTGTCGTTGCATGGTCTGTACTGGATGGTTCAGCAACGGTGATGAGTATGGCCTTATTTGGAGCCTTGAATGGAGCAGCATCCGGCATCGCATTACCGGCTTCATCTACGCTGGTCCCCCAGACTGTCCCGGCTCAGAATTTGCGTGCAGCAAATGCATTAATTCAGCTCGGTATTAATGGAGGTACGATTATTGGCGCTTCGCTGGGTGGGATCCTTATCAGTGCTGTTGGACCGGGATGGGGATTGGCAGTTGATGCAATGGGTTTCGCCGCCTCTGCGCCGCTCTATTTTTTGATTCGCACTTCGTTGACTCAAGCATGCCCTTCAACAACTCATATTCTGCAGGACTTAAAAGAAGGCTGGAAAGAGTTCGCAAGCAGAGCATGGGTGTGGGTGACGGTTGTCCAGTTCACCATTATCAATGCCGCATTCAGTGGCGTGGTGATGGTTCTCGGTCCTGTCATTGCTGATGCTTCTTTTGGGCGCGCGCATTGGGGAGGCATTATTGCTGCACAGAGTGTTGGGCTGGTTACGGGGTCGTACCTCTCGCTGAAATGGCGGCCACGCAGAGATCTCTTTATCAGTGTCATGCTGGTTTCACTTTGCTCAGCCCCAATGTTAATGCTTAGCCAGCCCGCTTCTGAAATTGGGCTCGTAGCCGCGTTTTTTGTTGCTGGGGTGACGCTAGGCTTGTTCGATGTGTCCTGGGCTCATGCACTCCAAATTCATATTCCCCGGGAAAAGCTGGCTCGCGTTTACGCCTACGACGCTATCGGTTCGTTTATCGCCATTCCTTTCGGTGAACTTGTCGCAGGCCCACTGGCGACACATTATGGTACGAATAATGTGCTTCTGGTTTCAGCGATCGCCGTGATCATTACCGCATTAGGAGCCTGTCTGGTGCCACAAATACGACAGCTCGATAACGCCTCTCAGGCAAAGTCACAAAAGGCTACGGGCTCTTCGTTGTGA
- a CDS encoding alpha/beta hydrolase — protein MSTTRGNSRLSYRSEGKGPLVIMLHGLLMDGQCWVDNGFVSAFSPFFRVVCPDLIGHGDSDRVDRQDFYTRENQVLTIVKLMDELGYDKAHVMGYSAGAWLAMGLLDSYPERLTSVVLGGWDCLNGIPETPFGKLSFAMFMDYARETAPELTQSLSPADERSAEYFFNELSKQFKDDGKLLARSTPKLFWAGANDPYYTSMSELAQQHAIRFVAGKGDHLGEVNHPDRETATHILNFVKARCLSGING, from the coding sequence ATGTCCACAACGCGTGGAAACTCGCGGCTGTCCTATCGTTCAGAGGGGAAAGGTCCATTAGTCATCATGCTTCATGGCCTGTTAATGGATGGACAGTGCTGGGTAGATAACGGCTTTGTCTCAGCTTTTAGCCCTTTTTTTAGAGTCGTATGCCCGGATTTAATTGGGCACGGTGACAGCGACAGAGTCGATAGACAGGACTTTTACACAAGAGAAAATCAGGTTTTAACCATTGTGAAACTCATGGATGAATTGGGCTATGACAAAGCGCATGTGATGGGTTACTCAGCGGGCGCCTGGTTAGCGATGGGGTTGCTTGATTCATATCCTGAAAGGCTGACTTCCGTAGTGTTGGGTGGATGGGACTGCTTAAACGGAATTCCGGAAACGCCTTTCGGCAAACTCAGTTTCGCTATGTTTATGGATTACGCTCGAGAGACTGCACCTGAACTTACCCAATCGCTGTCACCTGCGGATGAGAGAAGTGCAGAATACTTTTTCAACGAACTCAGTAAACAATTCAAAGATGATGGCAAGCTATTGGCTCGCAGCACGCCAAAACTATTCTGGGCAGGTGCCAACGATCCCTATTACACCTCTATGTCTGAACTGGCACAGCAGCATGCGATACGCTTTGTTGCAGGTAAAGGAGACCATTTGGGTGAAGTAAACCATCCGGATAGGGAGACAGCGACTCACATACTTAATTTTGTAAAGGCTAGATGCCTTTCTGGTATCAATGGTTAA
- a CDS encoding YadA C-terminal domain-containing protein, with the protein MKKTILSGVILATLAGTSALSAPFMPMMNPEPAGSFVPSSQSPQGVTGTFNFYEGTDDSQFRVGFTQNYLYDLNAIVSNVETNQADITTKVDQTTYQQDQDRQDTAMSRKVDINDYAQDQAAVNQHISDVGMAVGINHQDIQANHTAIVANTNALNDKVDQTDYDQNKQTTDAKLVNLTQTNDLQDTSITSNKTAIDQNATDIKINTTALAGKVNQNVYSADQTRQDNEIASKASASDLHADEQKITSNRTAIQKNATQEQTDFQVLQSGVAHAEDTGAYAQSRADAAYANTEKNRKALDATNKRVAANTTKLQNHESRIQDLEADRGYGNKFNDLKNTVDNNRKHASAGIAGVAAMANIPQVSQGSTFSMGAGAGTYDGEQGLAVGASARIGQQVVTKLTVSATTENDFVAGMGAAYAW; encoded by the coding sequence ATGAAAAAGACGATACTTTCTGGGGTTATTCTTGCCACCTTAGCCGGAACCTCCGCCCTCTCGGCGCCGTTTATGCCGATGATGAATCCTGAGCCAGCGGGAAGTTTTGTTCCATCAAGCCAAAGTCCTCAGGGTGTTACGGGCACGTTCAATTTTTATGAGGGAACGGATGATTCCCAGTTTCGCGTAGGCTTTACGCAAAATTATCTCTACGATCTCAACGCTATTGTTTCTAACGTGGAGACAAACCAGGCGGACATTACTACCAAAGTGGATCAGACTACTTACCAGCAGGATCAAGATCGTCAGGACACAGCAATGAGCCGCAAAGTTGATATAAACGATTATGCACAAGACCAGGCAGCGGTAAATCAACACATCTCTGACGTCGGAATGGCTGTGGGTATTAACCACCAGGATATCCAGGCCAATCACACTGCAATTGTCGCAAATACCAACGCGCTGAATGACAAAGTGGATCAGACCGACTACGACCAGAACAAACAGACCACTGATGCCAAACTGGTCAATCTGACGCAGACCAACGATCTGCAGGACACCTCGATTACGTCCAATAAAACGGCTATCGATCAAAACGCTACCGATATCAAAATCAACACGACCGCGCTGGCAGGTAAAGTGAATCAGAACGTTTATTCTGCCGATCAGACTCGCCAGGATAATGAAATTGCGAGTAAAGCCAGCGCGAGCGATCTGCACGCAGATGAGCAAAAAATCACGAGCAACAGAACCGCTATCCAGAAAAACGCCACTCAGGAACAAACGGATTTTCAGGTTCTCCAGTCCGGGGTTGCGCACGCAGAAGACACTGGCGCATATGCTCAGTCACGCGCTGATGCAGCTTATGCGAATACTGAAAAAAACCGCAAAGCACTGGACGCAACGAACAAACGGGTTGCAGCTAACACCACAAAACTACAAAACCATGAAAGTCGAATTCAGGATCTGGAAGCCGATCGCGGCTATGGGAACAAATTCAACGATCTCAAAAATACCGTGGATAACAACCGTAAGCACGCTTCCGCAGGCATCGCTGGTGTTGCCGCAATGGCGAATATTCCGCAGGTCTCTCAGGGTTCAACTTTCTCGATGGGCGCAGGTGCCGGGACCTATGACGGCGAACAAGGTCTGGCAGTCGGGGCATCAGCACGTATTGGTCAGCAGGTCGTTACTAAATTGACCGTCTCTGCGACCACGGAGAATGATTTTGTGGCTGGCATGGGTGCCGCTTATGCGTGGTAA
- a CDS encoding putative quinol monooxygenase, with protein MLKVIAEDFMQPEAVEIVLPLYRELVEATRLEPLCIAYDLYVDENDAGHFIFVEEWPDRAALDAHCASEHFRRLVPLINQYERKKATFIFMNSVA; from the coding sequence ATGCTAAAAGTGATTGCCGAAGATTTTATGCAGCCGGAGGCCGTAGAGATCGTGCTTCCGCTTTATCGCGAACTGGTTGAAGCGACGAGGCTGGAGCCACTGTGCATCGCATATGACTTGTATGTGGATGAGAACGATGCCGGGCATTTTATTTTCGTAGAAGAGTGGCCTGACCGCGCGGCGCTGGATGCCCATTGCGCGAGTGAACACTTCAGACGCCTTGTGCCCCTGATAAATCAGTACGAGCGCAAAAAAGCGACCTTTATTTTCATGAACAGCGTTGCGTAA
- a CDS encoding pyrroline-5-carboxylate reductase, producing the protein MQRIGILNVDAFTEKLVRGLFRAVPESQVFLFCANNERAQKLAIDLPCWTPDSYQNVVDEVDIILIGGDSDSLHDIAPQVQLRGTQTLISLVPGTSIQRLRDLFGHTDCVRLSLTFTAEMNTSTVILTAADNPIQQLFARVGELMVFTDESEFELATVSMGMNSGYYYLAEGLQRWFVQKGLTEDIARRLVLNGLKDVVQYAEYKESARLDDLGKEMALSGHFTREGLEILSQMQALKPWIIASERALSAIQEHSKKTLP; encoded by the coding sequence ATGCAAAGGATAGGTATTCTAAATGTGGATGCGTTCACTGAAAAACTAGTGCGGGGACTGTTTCGTGCCGTTCCAGAGTCGCAGGTATTTCTTTTTTGCGCAAACAACGAACGGGCGCAAAAACTAGCAATCGATCTGCCCTGCTGGACGCCGGACAGTTACCAGAATGTCGTCGATGAAGTTGATATCATTCTTATCGGCGGGGATTCTGATTCCCTGCATGACATTGCGCCTCAGGTACAGTTGCGCGGCACGCAAACCCTGATTTCTCTTGTGCCTGGCACCTCCATTCAGCGTCTGCGTGATTTATTCGGGCATACGGATTGCGTCAGGCTGAGCCTAACGTTCACCGCTGAAATGAATACCTCGACGGTCATCCTAACGGCTGCCGACAATCCTATTCAGCAGCTGTTTGCGCGAGTAGGCGAGTTAATGGTGTTTACTGACGAATCAGAATTTGAGTTGGCTACGGTAAGTATGGGTATGAACAGCGGGTACTATTATCTCGCCGAAGGGTTGCAGCGCTGGTTTGTACAGAAAGGGCTGACAGAAGATATTGCGCGCCGACTGGTGCTCAATGGATTAAAAGACGTCGTGCAGTATGCAGAATACAAAGAGTCTGCGCGACTGGATGATCTGGGTAAAGAGATGGCACTCTCCGGGCATTTTACACGGGAAGGGCTTGAAATTCTTAGCCAGATGCAGGCGCTAAAACCCTGGATTATCGCCTCTGAGAGGGCTTTGTCGGCGATACAAGAACACTCAAAAAAGACGCTACCCTGA
- a CDS encoding efflux transporter outer membrane subunit produces the protein MLPLRTLTLMVSAGLLAGCAVGPDYQRPDAPLAERYQAQSAVQQRTASRPARFAVWWDGFGDPLLSQFVMDALAQNLDLAQATARMAQSRAGLGNATAALLPSGNISGQAARAHQSVETPLGQVLSSTPDYSRYGNSYETDLNATWEIDVFGGLRRGRQAALADYQASEAGVVATRLAVAAQTADIYITLRGLQARLAIAEKKVRTQQALLEKVQLLHRKGLAPEYQVRQTEGELAQVQAIVPALRTGLDAAMNALDVMLGTPPGTHRAQLDSPGVIPQAPQITSTGTPADLLRRRPDIIVAERHLAASSARIGVAVSEYYPTFSLSALLGSATAISSNNLFSGSASQSAGVLGLRWRLFDFGRINAEIDQANGQEAEALAAYRLSVLHATEDVENAFSALVNSESQATTLTNGESALASARQSSFVAFQQGTASLIDVLRNDETLLQASDARAQAQTDSARAAVATFRALGGGWQPPEVDKKTL, from the coding sequence ATGTTACCCCTACGTACTCTTACACTCATGGTGAGCGCCGGTTTACTGGCGGGTTGTGCCGTCGGACCGGATTATCAGCGCCCAGATGCGCCCCTTGCGGAACGCTATCAGGCGCAGTCTGCCGTCCAGCAGAGAACCGCTTCCAGACCCGCCCGTTTTGCCGTGTGGTGGGACGGCTTCGGCGATCCCCTGTTAAGTCAGTTCGTTATGGACGCTCTGGCACAGAATCTCGATCTCGCCCAGGCAACCGCGCGCATGGCCCAGAGCCGTGCCGGACTGGGTAACGCCACCGCCGCCCTGCTGCCATCGGGTAACATCAGCGGGCAAGCAGCACGTGCGCATCAGTCCGTAGAGACCCCACTGGGTCAAGTTCTTAGCTCGACGCCGGATTATAGTCGCTACGGCAATAGCTATGAAACCGATCTGAACGCAACCTGGGAAATTGATGTTTTCGGCGGACTGCGACGCGGTCGCCAGGCGGCGCTGGCTGACTATCAGGCCTCTGAAGCGGGCGTCGTCGCCACTCGCCTGGCCGTCGCCGCTCAGACTGCCGATATCTATATTACCCTGCGCGGATTACAGGCCCGACTGGCAATCGCTGAGAAAAAGGTCAGGACGCAACAAGCGCTGCTGGAAAAAGTCCAGCTCCTCCACCGCAAAGGGCTGGCTCCCGAGTATCAGGTTCGCCAGACTGAAGGGGAACTGGCGCAAGTTCAGGCTATCGTCCCGGCGCTGCGAACGGGGCTTGATGCCGCCATGAATGCCTTAGACGTTATGCTCGGCACGCCTCCCGGCACACATCGTGCTCAGTTAGACTCGCCGGGGGTCATTCCGCAAGCGCCGCAAATAACCTCAACAGGCACACCTGCCGATCTGTTGCGTCGCAGGCCCGACATCATCGTGGCGGAGCGCCATCTCGCCGCCTCAAGTGCACGCATCGGCGTCGCCGTCAGCGAGTATTATCCGACGTTTTCACTCAGTGCGTTGCTCGGCAGCGCAACGGCCATATCGAGCAACAACCTCTTCTCCGGCAGTGCCAGTCAGTCTGCGGGCGTGCTGGGATTGCGCTGGCGGCTTTTCGATTTCGGGCGGATCAACGCCGAGATTGATCAGGCAAATGGCCAGGAAGCTGAAGCACTCGCCGCCTATCGCCTGTCGGTATTACACGCCACCGAAGACGTCGAAAATGCCTTCTCCGCTCTGGTCAACAGTGAATCACAAGCCACCACCCTGACCAACGGTGAATCCGCCCTTGCCAGTGCCCGCCAGTCGTCTTTTGTCGCCTTCCAGCAAGGAACAGCAAGTCTGATTGACGTCCTGCGCAACGATGAAACCCTTTTGCAGGCTTCCGACGCCAGAGCGCAAGCCCAGACAGACTCTGCCCGCGCCGCTGTCGCGACATTCAGAGCGCTCGGAGGAGGCTGGCAGCCGCCAGAAGTTGACAAAAAGACGCTGTAA
- a CDS encoding TetR/AcrR family transcriptional regulator: MTKQTNDLLTRGPSDHSVRDQVVEAATAHFGHFGYEKTTVSDLAKAIGFSKAYIYKFFDSKQAIGEVICANRLSQIAEIVNNALADVPTASEKLRRLLRTLTEAGTDLFFHDRMLYDIAAVASRDNWPSAVAHQARLRQLIQEIILEGRQAGEFERKTPLDEAAEAIYLVMRPYICPLQLQYNLDSAPAAAVLLSSLILRSLSP, translated from the coding sequence ATGACTAAACAGACAAATGATCTTCTTACGCGGGGCCCCTCTGACCACAGTGTCCGTGACCAGGTTGTGGAGGCGGCTACCGCTCATTTCGGGCATTTTGGCTACGAAAAAACAACCGTGTCAGATTTGGCAAAAGCGATAGGCTTTTCCAAAGCGTATATTTATAAATTTTTCGATTCCAAGCAGGCGATTGGCGAAGTGATTTGTGCGAACAGGTTGTCGCAAATAGCTGAAATCGTTAACAACGCGCTCGCGGATGTGCCGACGGCCTCTGAGAAGCTGCGGCGTTTGTTGAGAACGTTGACTGAAGCCGGAACGGATCTGTTTTTTCACGATCGCATGCTGTATGACATTGCCGCCGTTGCTTCCCGGGATAACTGGCCCTCTGCCGTGGCGCATCAGGCGCGCCTTCGCCAACTGATACAGGAGATCATCCTGGAAGGGCGTCAGGCCGGGGAGTTTGAGCGAAAAACACCGCTTGATGAGGCTGCCGAGGCTATTTATCTGGTCATGCGTCCCTACATTTGCCCGTTACAGCTGCAATACAACCTTGATTCCGCACCTGCCGCCGCCGTCCTGCTGTCGTCATTGATACTGAGAAGTTTATCACCGTAG